The sequence AGGCTTATGACCTGATCGTGCCAACCCTTGGCGATGCGTTCACGGCCCAGGCGTTTGATGCCGCCGGGCAGCCGCGCTGCAAACTGCTGGCCAATTTCGGCGTCGGCTACAACCACATTGACGTTCCCGCCGCCCGCGCCGCGGGTGTGGCCGTGACCAACACGCCGGGGGCGGTGACCGATGCGACCGCCGATATCGCCATGACGCTGATCCTGATGACCGCGCGCCGCGCGGGCGAGGGCGAGCGTCTCGTGCGCGCCGGCCAATGGACGGGCTGGCACCCGACCCAGATGCTGGGCCTGCATGTCACTGGCAAAACCGTTTGCGTGATCGGCATGGGCCGTATCGGGCAGGCCATCGCGCGGCGCTGCCATTTCGGGTTCGGATGCCGCATCCTCTATGTGAACCGCTCGGCGAAACAGGTCGACTTCCCGGCCGAGCAACGGGACATGGCCGATGCGCTGGGACAGGCGGATATCGTCGTGCTTGCCACGCCCGGCGGGGCCGAGACATACCACCTGATCGGGGCCGATGCTTTCGCGGCCATGCAGCCGGATGCGATCTTCGCCAACATCTCGCGCGGCGACGTGGTGGACGAGACGGCCCTGATCGATGCCTTGCAGACCCGTCAGATCGCCGGTGCCGGGCTCGATGTCTACGAACACGAACCCGCTGTGCCGCAGGCCTTGCGCGTCATGGACCAGGTCACGCTTCTGCCGCATCTGGGCACGGCGGCCTTGGAGGTGCGCGAAGCGATGGGGCGCATGGCGCTGGCCAATTGCATCGCCGTTTCCGAAGGGCGCGCGCCACCGAACCCGGTGCCCTGACCTGCCCCTTCATCTTGGCAAGAAAACTCCGGGGGTGAGGCCGCAGGCCGAGGGGGCAGAGCCCCCTTTGCGCGCGGCGCTAGGCCCGCGCCACAGCGCGGCGCAACCCTTCAGCGCGGCGGACGGTCCCCGACGGCTTCGCGGAAATGGCGACGACACAGGGCGACATAGCGATCGTTGCCGCCGACCTCGATCTGGTCGCCCTCGGTCAGGGCCGCCCCGCTGTCATCGACCCGAATGACCATCGTGGCCTTCTTGCCGCAATGGCAGATCGTGCGCACCTCGCGCATTTCGTCGGCCAGCGCCAACAGCGCGGCCGAGCCGGGGAACAACTCGCCCCGGAAATCCACGCGCAACCCGTAGGCCATCACCGGCACGCCCAGATCGTCCACCGCACGGGCCAGTTGCCAGACTTGCGCACGGGTCATCCACTGGGCCTCATCGATGAGGACACAGGCGCAAGGTCCGGCCGAAAGCCGCACCTCGATCTTCGCGAACAGGTCGTCATCGGCGGTGTAGGTGTCGGCCTCGGCCTCGATGCCGATGCGGCTGCCGATTTTGCCGGCACCGGCCCGGTCATCGAACCGCGCGGTCAGCAGGTAGGTCTGCATGCCACGTTCGTTGTAGTTGTAGGACGCTTGCAGAAGCAGGGTGGATTTGCCTGCATTCATCGTCGAGTAGTGAAAGTACAGCTTGGCCATGACCGGCTTGTGCCGCAGGGGCCCGCCGCCTGCAAGATTGACCATGCCGCCCAAACACGGTTTTGTGCGCGGGATCGAGACAGGGGGCAGGGCATGGGCGACGCGGCCAAAGGCTATCTCAAGCGCCATACGGAACGGTTGATCAAGGATGTCGGCTATGCCGCTGCCTGCGACTTGACCGGGCGATCCAAGGCCACGCTGGGGCGCTACTTTTCCGAGGCGGACGAACATGCCGAACGCTTCATGCCGGTCGATGCGGTGGCCGCGCTCGAGGCGGCCTCGAGTTTTCCGCATGTCACCGCCGCCCTGGCCGAATTGAATGGCGGTCAGATGAGCTATGGCTCGGATCGGCGCAATTCCCTGCGCGGCGAGGGCGAGGCGGGGGTGAATGCGAATGTCATCAAGTTGAGCCAGCGCTTCGCCATCCTGATGGCCGAATACCACCAGTCGATCGAGGATGGCGTGATCTCGGTCAACGAGGCGCGGCGCCTGTTGGCGGAAACGCTCGAATTGCAAAAGGTTCTGGTCGAAATGAAGCTGCGGCTGGAAACCGAAAGCCGCGGCCAGACGCCATGAGGCGCCGGGTCAGCCGACCCGTTCCACGATCACCGACCCGACCGAGTAGCCCGCGCCGAACGAACAGATCAGCCCGAGATCCCCGGGGCTCAGGTCGTCCGAATGGGTCGCAAAGGCAATGATGGACCCCGCCGACGAGGTGTTCGCATAGTCTTGCAGGATGTTGGGCTGTTCGCCCGGCCGGGGCGTGCGGCCCAACACCTTCTTTCCGATATAGTCGTTCATGGTCTTGTTCGCCTGGTGCAGCCACAGCCGGTTCAACTCGTCCGCGCCAACGCCCGCGTCCTCCATGTGATCCGCGATGTGCTGCGCCACAAGCGGCAGCACCTCCTTGAACACCTTGCGGCCATTCTGCATGAACTGCATGTCGCGCCGGTCATCCATGTGCCCCTTGCGGGTGCGGCGCAGAAAGCCGGCGTTGTTGCGGATATTGTTCGAGAATTGCGTCGCGCAGCGGGTCGAGCGGATCGCGAAATGCGGCCCCTTGGCCAGATCCGCGCGCTCGATCAGGATGGCGGTGCAGACATCGCCGAAGATGAAGTGACAGTCCCGGTCGCGCCATTCCAGATGGGCCGAGCAGATCTCGGGGTTGACGACCAGCGCGCGGCGGATGCTGCCTGCACGGATCATGTCGGCGGCGGCCTGGATACCGAAGGTCGCTGACGAGCACGCCACGTTCATGTCAAAGCCGAAACCGCCGGTGCCCAACAAATCCTGGATCTCGATGGCGATGGCCGGGTAGGCGCGTTCATGGTTCGATGCGGCGCAGATCACGGCATCGACCTCGGGGGCCGCGACACCGGCCATGTCCAGCGCATCGCGGCACGCGGGCAGCGCCATCTCGGCCATCTGGCCCGGTTCGTCGTCACGGCGTTCGCGCAGCCACGGGTGCATCACCTCGGGGTCGAGAACGCCGGTCTTGTCAAGCACGTAGCGCTGTTCGATCCCCGACGCGGCCAGGATGAACTCGGACGAGGACGGTTGTTTGGCCTCGACCGCGCCCGCGGCGATGGCCTCGGCGTTTTCGGCGTTCCAGCGCGCGGCATAGGCGTTGAAGGCGGCGACAAGCTCATCATTGGTGATGACCTGCGATGGCGTGAACACGCCTGAGCCGGTGATGGCGGGCTGGTGCATGTCTCTGGGTCCCTTGTGGTTCGGGCAAGGGACCGCAGCGGACCGTGCAGGTCAAGGGCCGGGATGCAGAACGCGGGCCGGTTTGGGGCCGGCCCGCGCA comes from Roseibacterium elongatum DSM 19469 and encodes:
- a CDS encoding 2-hydroxyacid dehydrogenase, coding for MNLLMSRRLPDSVMSEAEACFHVTCRATTLPMDHGDCVAALEAYDLIVPTLGDAFTAQAFDAAGQPRCKLLANFGVGYNHIDVPAARAAGVAVTNTPGAVTDATADIAMTLILMTARRAGEGERLVRAGQWTGWHPTQMLGLHVTGKTVCVIGMGRIGQAIARRCHFGFGCRILYVNRSAKQVDFPAEQRDMADALGQADIVVLATPGGAETYHLIGADAFAAMQPDAIFANISRGDVVDETALIDALQTRQIAGAGLDVYEHEPAVPQALRVMDQVTLLPHLGTAALEVREAMGRMALANCIAVSEGRAPPNPVP
- a CDS encoding thymidine kinase; the encoded protein is MAKLYFHYSTMNAGKSTLLLQASYNYNERGMQTYLLTARFDDRAGAGKIGSRIGIEAEADTYTADDDLFAKIEVRLSAGPCACVLIDEAQWMTRAQVWQLARAVDDLGVPVMAYGLRVDFRGELFPGSAALLALADEMREVRTICHCGKKATMVIRVDDSGAALTEGDQIEVGGNDRYVALCRRHFREAVGDRPPR
- a CDS encoding beta-ketoacyl-ACP synthase III, which produces MHQPAITGSGVFTPSQVITNDELVAAFNAYAARWNAENAEAIAAGAVEAKQPSSSEFILAASGIEQRYVLDKTGVLDPEVMHPWLRERRDDEPGQMAEMALPACRDALDMAGVAAPEVDAVICAASNHERAYPAIAIEIQDLLGTGGFGFDMNVACSSATFGIQAAADMIRAGSIRRALVVNPEICSAHLEWRDRDCHFIFGDVCTAILIERADLAKGPHFAIRSTRCATQFSNNIRNNAGFLRRTRKGHMDDRRDMQFMQNGRKVFKEVLPLVAQHIADHMEDAGVGADELNRLWLHQANKTMNDYIGKKVLGRTPRPGEQPNILQDYANTSSAGSIIAFATHSDDLSPGDLGLICSFGAGYSVGSVIVERVG